GACCCGAATTACTCGGATGTCTTTACCTACACCAACCACAACTCCCCGGAGATCATTTTTGCGGTGCCGTATGATGAGATATATGGCACCGGGAATTCGACCCATATGAAGACGCTTGACCCCTTGAGCAGGTTTGTCTATAGCATGCAGGCGGGCCCCTGGGGCGGAAATGCCGCCGTGCCGCAGTTCATCGACACCTACGATGAGGACGACAGCCGTTTGGAGGATACCTGGATCATGGGGCCGCAGCAAAGTGCCACAACAGGCGAGGTAGTGATCAACTACGTGAAACACCTCCCCAGCATTGCCGCCACGCAGTCCAACCAGGGCTTCCGGATCGGGAAGTATGAAATAAAAGAAGGAGCGACCGGTTCGCTTGACAACGACTATCCGATGTTCCGGTATGCGGATGTGCTGCTGATGAAGGCGGAGAGCCTCCTGCGAACGGGAAGGGCGGATGAGGCGGCCGAACTGGTGACACAGGTGCGCGAGCGGGCATTCAGGAACACAGACCCAGCCAAAGCCGTGGTGACAGGCGCAGACCTGATGCAGGGCAGCACCTATGCATATGGCCTGCAGGACGAGGATGGGAACATCCTGAGTGGGCCCGGAAGCGGCGGAGAGGATATCCAGTTCGGCAGGATGCTGGATGAACTGGGTTGGGAGTTTGCGGCAGAGGCACACCGCCGCCAGGACCTGATCCGCTTCGGGGTGTTCACGACAAAGGCGTGGTTTAACCATATGCCAAGCGACCCTACTAAAATACTGTTCCCGATTCCGGAGGCGGAACTGAATAAAAACCCGAACCTGACACAGAACCCGGGTTACTAAAACTTCATATTAGTTTGTTAAGTGAATCCATTCAGCTCACCGGTGCTCCCATATATAATATAGGGCGTAAACCGGTGAGCAGTTTTTTTAAGCTATGCCACCCTAGGCGCAGCGGCCGCCTTCTTTGTCGGTTAATATAGTATCAGGATTGGTTAGTATGCAGAAGGTGTTTTTCCGGATTAAGCTGTTAATTGCTAAAGCGAACACCCAAACCAGGAAGAGGATGGCTATTCCCCATATATACACTAACACGGCAACGTCTCCTTCAGCCCCCCGTCCCATCCGCGCCCGGGTGCTCCTGCTGGCGGTACTTTTTGTGTGCCAAATAGCGGCTCTTCGGGCACAGGGCACACGCGAGGATTACCAACGCGCCGAAGCGATGAAGGAGGTGATGGACGGGAAGATGTACCACGCCCCCGCAGGTTTTCACTGGCTGGACGGGGAAGAAAAGTTCTGGTACGTGAAGCAGACGCCAAAAGGCAGCGAGTTTATGCTGGTGGATGCGCAGAAGCGCTCTAAAAAGGCCGCTTTCGACCAGGAGCGGCTGGCCAAAGCCCTCTCCGCAGCCACAGGCCAGGAGGTGGCGCCTTGCAAACTGCCCTTCTCCAGGATAACCTTTTCAGACAAAGGCAGGGAACTGGGCTTCGAGCACGGCGGCAAGGTGTGGAGTATGTCGCTTCGCAATTACAAGCTGCAGGAAAAAGGACCCGCCGAGCAGCGCGAGAACGGGTATTGGGGCGGCGGAAGAGACGAACTGGCCAACAAACCCGTTCCCTCCCCCGATAGCCAGTGGGTGGCTTTCATCAAAAACTATAATTTATATATACGCCCGGCCGGGGACGATAATAAAAAAGAGGA
This window of the Pontibacter russatus genome carries:
- a CDS encoding RagB/SusD family nutrient uptake outer membrane protein, which codes for MKKNITIYMLAATIGATGFISSCTDLDEEVYSEVLATSFQPTERDIPAIIAPVYASFRGLMMGWQGYLDLQEEPADAIVTPARPNGWYDGGTYLRMHTHTWTPLQWQPTNTWQSAYRSITTANRVMAQLEAGTIPIESGREALEAELKAARAFAYYLLLDNHGNVPIVTDYLDESLPEQKTRQEVYDFVVTELLTVMPLLSEDPSSTYGQLNKWGVKALLAKIYLNAGVYTGAPQWEKAIEQCNDIINSGYYSLDPNYSDVFTYTNHNSPEIIFAVPYDEIYGTGNSTHMKTLDPLSRFVYSMQAGPWGGNAAVPQFIDTYDEDDSRLEDTWIMGPQQSATTGEVVINYVKHLPSIAATQSNQGFRIGKYEIKEGATGSLDNDYPMFRYADVLLMKAESLLRTGRADEAAELVTQVRERAFRNTDPAKAVVTGADLMQGSTYAYGLQDEDGNILSGPGSGGEDIQFGRMLDELGWEFAAEAHRRQDLIRFGVFTTKAWFNHMPSDPTKILFPIPEAELNKNPNLTQNPGY